One stretch of Mobula birostris isolate sMobBir1 chromosome 5, sMobBir1.hap1, whole genome shotgun sequence DNA includes these proteins:
- the ak3 gene encoding GTP:AMP phosphotransferase AK3, mitochondrial, which yields MGARVLFRALIMGPPGSGKGTVSERIVSTFGLKYVASGELLRDNIRRKTEVGLLAKSFIDEGNLVPDDVITRLILHELKSISQYNWLLDGFPRTVPQAEELHKVYQLDTVIKLNVPFETIKERLTSRWIHPGSGRVYNTNFNPPKVAGIDDLTGEPLIQREDDKPKTVISRLQAYEKLTQPVLEYYQNKGILEVFSGTETNKIWPHVHDFLGKKLPALSVK from the exons ATGGGGGCTCGGGTGTTGTTCCGGGCCCTCATCATGGGTCCTCCCGGCTCGGGGAAAGGCACCGTGTCCGAGCGCATTGTCAGCACCTTCGGGCTGAAGTACGTCGCCAGCGGGGAGCTACTGCGAGATAACATCCGCAGGAAGACCG AAGTTGGATTACTAGCCAAGTCATTTATTGATGAGGGGAATCTGGTGCCAGATGATGTGATCACTCGGCTAATACTGCATGAACTGAAAAGCATAAGTCAATATAACTGGCTGCTGGATG GGTTTCCCAGGACTGTCCCGCAGGCAGAAGAATTGCACAAGGTTTACCAACTGGACACTGTTATTAAGTTGAATGTCCCATTTGAAACAATCAAAGAACGTCTGACGTCTCGATGGATCCACCCAGGCAGTGGGAGAGTATACAATACTAACTTCAATCCTCCAAAAGTAGCA GGGATTGATGACCTCACTGGAGAGCCTCTGATTCAGCGTGAAGATGACAAGCCAAAAACTGTGATCTCAAGGCTCCAGGCATATGAAAAACTAACCCAGCCAGTTCTGGAATACTATCA AAATAAAGGCATTCTAGAAGTCTTCTCAGGAACAGAAACCAACAAGATCTGGCCTCATGTGCATGACTTCCTTGGCAAGAAGTTGCCGGCTCTCTCTGTTAAATGA